One segment of Dolichospermum sp. DET69 DNA contains the following:
- a CDS encoding mannose-1-phosphate guanyltransferase, with product MRAVLMAGGSGTRLRPLTCDLPKPMVPILNRPIAEHIINLLKRHQIYEVIATLHYLPDVLRDYFQDGGDFGIQMTYAVEEDQPLGTAGCVKNIAELLDETFLVISGDSITDFDLTAAIEFHKQKQSKATLILTRVPNPIEFGVVITDKEGRINRFLEKPSTSEIFSDTVNTGTYILEPEVLDYLPEHTECDFSKDLFPLLLDKNEPIYGYVADGYWCDVGHLDAYREAQYDALDRKVKLEVAYPEIAPGLWVGQNTYIDPTAKIESPAVIGSNCRIGARVQIEDGTVIGDNVTIGADAHLKRPIIWNGAIIGEEAHLSACVIARGTRVDRRAHVLEAAVVGSLSTVGEEAQISPGVRVWPSKKIESGAILNINLIWGNTAQRNLFGQRGVQGLANIDITPEFAVKLGAAYGSTLKPGSMVTVSRDQRNVSRMVTRSLIAGLMSVGVDVQNLDTTAIPIARTVIPTMSVAGGIHVRVHPERRDYILIEFMDIKGINISKAQEKKIEGAYFKEDMRRSQSHEIGDVVYSSQLMDCYGKAFEKLLNVDTLRNSRAKVVIDYVYAVSGAVLPQMLDKFGADAVVLNASVNKTAISNTDREGLLTQLGHVVEAVNANFGVQVSANGEQLILVDESGFSIRGEMLTALMVDMMLTANPRSSVVVPVHASSAVELVAHRHDGKVIRTKANPTALMEACQKNPNVVLGGSGETGFIFPQLHPGFDSMFCIAKLIEMLTIQERSLATVRSELPRVIHRTYTVRCPWTAKGALMRYLVETHPAQNLELIDGVKIRQPYDDNWLLVLPDASEPLVHLYVNSSDRDWVDETLKDYRARVQYFVEREQENYRLDM from the coding sequence CGTCCTTTGACTTGCGATTTACCCAAACCAATGGTGCCGATCTTAAATCGTCCCATTGCTGAACACATTATCAATCTCCTCAAAAGACATCAGATTTATGAAGTAATTGCTACATTGCATTATTTACCAGATGTTCTGCGTGATTACTTCCAAGATGGTGGTGATTTTGGCATACAAATGACCTATGCAGTTGAAGAAGATCAACCATTGGGAACAGCAGGTTGTGTCAAAAATATCGCTGAACTGTTGGATGAAACTTTTTTAGTTATTAGCGGTGATAGTATCACAGACTTTGATCTGACTGCGGCTATTGAATTTCATAAACAAAAACAATCAAAAGCTACTTTAATTTTAACCCGTGTGCCTAACCCTATTGAATTTGGGGTAGTAATTACAGATAAAGAAGGACGCATTAACCGATTTTTAGAAAAACCTTCCACCAGTGAAATTTTTTCTGATACCGTCAACACTGGCACTTATATTTTAGAACCAGAAGTTTTAGACTATTTACCAGAACATACGGAATGCGACTTTTCTAAAGATTTATTTCCCTTATTACTAGATAAAAACGAGCCGATTTATGGTTATGTTGCCGACGGATATTGGTGTGATGTGGGTCATTTGGATGCATACAGAGAAGCCCAATATGATGCTTTGGATAGGAAAGTCAAGCTAGAGGTGGCTTATCCAGAAATCGCTCCCGGTTTATGGGTAGGACAAAATACTTATATTGATCCTACAGCCAAGATTGAAAGCCCAGCGGTAATTGGTAGCAATTGCCGCATTGGGGCGCGGGTACAAATTGAAGATGGAACGGTGATTGGTGATAATGTAACAATTGGTGCTGATGCTCATTTGAAGCGGCCAATTATTTGGAATGGGGCAATTATTGGGGAAGAAGCCCATTTATCAGCTTGCGTAATTGCCCGTGGAACTCGTGTAGATAGACGCGCCCATGTCTTAGAAGCGGCTGTAGTGGGTTCCCTGTCTACAGTAGGAGAAGAGGCGCAAATTAGCCCTGGGGTGAGGGTGTGGCCCAGTAAAAAGATTGAGTCCGGGGCTATTTTAAATATTAATTTGATTTGGGGAAATACTGCCCAACGGAATTTATTTGGACAGCGGGGGGTACAGGGATTAGCAAATATTGATATTACCCCAGAGTTTGCAGTGAAGTTGGGGGCGGCTTATGGTTCAACTTTGAAACCTGGTTCAATGGTGACAGTTTCCCGTGACCAACGCAATGTTTCGCGGATGGTGACACGTTCTTTAATTGCTGGTTTAATGTCTGTAGGTGTGGATGTCCAAAACCTAGATACTACAGCTATTCCCATCGCTCGAACTGTGATCCCCACAATGTCAGTAGCTGGGGGTATTCATGTCCGCGTTCACCCAGAACGCCGCGATTATATCTTAATTGAATTTATGGATATTAAGGGAATTAATATCTCTAAAGCCCAAGAAAAGAAAATTGAAGGGGCGTATTTTAAAGAAGATATGCGGCGTTCTCAAAGTCATGAAATTGGTGATGTTGTATATTCTAGCCAATTAATGGATTGCTATGGCAAGGCTTTTGAAAAGTTATTGAATGTGGACACTCTGCGTAATAGTCGGGCAAAGGTGGTAATTGACTATGTTTACGCGGTGTCTGGGGCAGTTTTACCGCAAATGCTGGATAAATTTGGGGCTGATGCAGTGGTGCTAAATGCTAGTGTGAATAAAACGGCAATTTCTAACACTGACAGGGAAGGACTGCTAACTCAATTAGGCCACGTGGTGGAAGCGGTAAATGCTAATTTTGGGGTGCAAGTATCCGCTAATGGGGAACAACTGATTTTAGTTGATGAATCGGGTTTTTCTATTCGCGGGGAAATGCTGACGGCATTGATGGTGGATATGATGTTAACTGCTAATCCTAGAAGTTCCGTAGTTGTCCCGGTTCATGCTTCTAGTGCGGTGGAATTAGTCGCCCATCGTCATGATGGTAAGGTGATTCGCACTAAGGCTAATCCAACGGCTTTAATGGAAGCTTGTCAGAAAAATCCCAATGTGGTTTTAGGTGGTAGTGGTGAAACTGGATTTATTTTCCCCCAACTACATCCAGGTTTTGATTCCATGTTCTGTATTGCCAAGCTGATCGAAATGTTAACCATTCAAGAGCGATCGCTGGCAACCGTGCGTTCGGAATTACCCCGTGTGATTCATCGCACCTATACAGTCCGCTGTCCTTGGACGGCTAAGGGGGCGCTCATGCGGTATTTGGTAGAAACTCACCCCGCCCAAAATTTGGAATTAATTGATGGTGTGAAAATCCGTCAACCCTATGATGACAATTGGCTGTTAGTTTTACCAGATGCCAGTGAGCCGCTAGTTCATCTCTATGTTAACAGTAGCGATCGGGATTGGGTTGACGAAACCCTCAAAGACTACCGCGCCCGTGTCCAGTATTTTGTGGAACGAGAACAGGAAAATTACCGATTAGATATGTAA
- a CDS encoding LCP family protein gives MTSQKTSAAQQRAAKAKYNQGKGKKSRPSKSKRWLWFAVGMGGIAIVSGIAGALLAVSWESTPLQQAQLSPQEEAVFDGDSISGNGLQFSQLTRPVNILLLGMSVLPPDVQNAPAETKNLRYHPQINSFDGLSDVMLLIKFDPETKKIVMLSVPRDTRTEIEGHGVKKINAANAEGGPALTAKSVSNLLGGVGIDRYVRINVLGVSKLIEALGGVNIYVPKNMKYRDDSQHLYINLKAGQQHLNGEQALQLLRYRHDELGDIGRIQRQQMVLRSLIEQTLNPTTITRLPDILNVVKENIDTNLSVEELVALTGFGSKINRSNMQMLMLPGRFSENHEFDASYWVPDGRNIAKLMTQHFGLEAKTAETSSSDPSRLRVAIQDSTGGDRSQLRPLIKSLEKAGYTNIFFSKPWGQPLDTTHIVAQQGDGDSAESVRSLLGFGEVRVESTGNIGSDITIQVGKDWLQNQAIFNN, from the coding sequence GTGACTAGTCAAAAAACATCAGCAGCACAACAAAGAGCCGCAAAAGCTAAATATAATCAGGGTAAAGGGAAAAAGTCTCGCCCATCAAAATCGAAACGGTGGCTATGGTTTGCGGTGGGTATGGGGGGGATTGCCATAGTATCAGGAATTGCTGGGGCGCTATTGGCGGTTTCTTGGGAAAGTACGCCTTTGCAACAAGCTCAACTCAGTCCTCAGGAAGAGGCGGTATTTGATGGCGATAGTATTTCTGGTAATGGGTTACAATTTTCCCAACTGACTCGCCCTGTTAATATCCTCCTACTGGGTATGAGTGTGCTACCTCCAGACGTACAAAACGCACCTGCCGAAACTAAAAATCTGAGATATCATCCGCAAATTAATTCTTTTGACGGTCTTTCTGATGTGATGCTGTTGATCAAATTTGATCCAGAGACAAAGAAAATAGTCATGCTTTCTGTGCCTAGAGATACCCGCACAGAAATTGAAGGCCATGGGGTGAAGAAAATTAATGCTGCTAATGCGGAGGGGGGTCCGGCTTTAACTGCGAAAAGCGTTAGTAATCTTTTGGGTGGGGTAGGAATTGATCGTTACGTCCGTATTAATGTTTTGGGCGTTAGTAAGCTAATTGAAGCTTTGGGGGGAGTGAATATCTATGTCCCCAAAAATATGAAATATCGGGATGATTCCCAGCATTTATACATCAATTTAAAAGCGGGTCAACAACATCTCAATGGTGAACAAGCGTTGCAATTACTGCGCTATCGTCATGATGAACTGGGCGATATTGGTCGCATTCAGCGCCAGCAAATGGTATTGCGGTCCTTAATTGAACAAACTCTGAACCCGACAACCATCACCCGATTACCAGATATTCTCAATGTTGTTAAAGAAAATATTGATACTAACTTATCTGTCGAGGAATTAGTAGCACTAACTGGTTTTGGCTCAAAAATCAATCGCTCGAATATGCAAATGTTAATGCTACCTGGGCGCTTTAGCGAAAATCATGAGTTTGATGCCAGCTACTGGGTTCCAGATGGGCGGAATATTGCTAAATTAATGACACAGCACTTTGGTTTAGAAGCCAAGACGGCAGAAACATCGTCCAGTGATCCTAGTCGTCTACGTGTAGCTATTCAAGATAGTACAGGAGGCGACCGCTCTCAGTTACGCCCTCTAATTAAATCATTGGAAAAAGCCGGATATACCAATATCTTTTTCTCTAAACCCTGGGGACAACCTTTAGATACAACCCATATTGTGGCACAACAAGGAGATGGAGATAGCGCGGAATCAGTGCGGAGTTTGTTGGGATTTGGGGAAGTGCGCGTAGAAAGCACTGGTAATATTGGTTCAGATATTACTATTCAAGTGGGTAAAGATTGGCTTCAAAACCAGGCTATTTTTAACAATTAA
- a CDS encoding AI-2E family transporter translates to MQTRKLLNWWQTLTPIARFLAIALLAPLLVLNGWAIAAIFNYFHSLIVILVGASVLAFLLSYPVSWMENHGAKREQVAILVFLLALSILLALGVTLFPLALTQAQQLVARLPELIDSGRSQLMILNEKAEGAGLPINLDALAAQINDRVKGQLQAIAGQVLNLAVITVTSLLDFLLTMVLTFYLLQHGGELWQSLVEWLPAKFRNPFSQTVRLSFQNFFITQLILSTCMASALIPTFLWLKVPFGLLFGLTIGIMALIPFGGSVGIALTTTLVSLQDVSMGVRVLIAAVIVQQILENLIAPRILGSFTGLNPVWILISVLTGARVGGLLGVIVAVPCAVVIKSIISAIRPSALNLDTQDSSLIENNNSLNIPQINL, encoded by the coding sequence ATGCAGACACGCAAGCTACTCAATTGGTGGCAAACACTGACACCTATAGCCAGATTTTTAGCGATCGCCCTACTTGCGCCCCTATTAGTTCTTAATGGTTGGGCTATTGCCGCAATTTTCAATTATTTTCATTCCCTGATTGTTATTTTAGTCGGCGCTTCCGTATTAGCATTTCTCCTCAGCTACCCCGTGAGTTGGATGGAAAATCACGGAGCAAAACGAGAACAAGTAGCCATCTTGGTATTTTTGTTAGCATTATCCATTTTATTAGCTCTAGGTGTCACCCTGTTTCCTCTCGCCCTGACTCAAGCCCAACAACTGGTAGCACGTCTACCAGAATTAATTGATTCAGGACGTTCTCAATTAATGATCCTCAATGAAAAAGCAGAAGGTGCCGGTTTACCAATCAATCTTGATGCTTTAGCTGCACAGATCAATGATCGCGTCAAAGGACAATTACAGGCGATCGCCGGACAGGTACTAAATTTAGCTGTCATAACTGTTACCAGTTTGCTAGATTTCCTCCTGACAATGGTATTAACCTTTTATTTATTACAACATGGTGGAGAACTTTGGCAAAGTTTAGTAGAATGGCTACCCGCTAAATTTCGTAATCCCTTTTCTCAAACAGTCCGTTTAAGCTTTCAAAACTTTTTTATCACCCAATTAATCTTATCAACCTGTATGGCTTCAGCCCTGATTCCCACCTTTTTGTGGCTGAAAGTTCCCTTTGGTCTATTATTTGGGTTAACTATTGGCATCATGGCACTTATCCCCTTTGGTGGTTCTGTGGGTATCGCCCTGACAACCACTTTAGTTTCACTTCAAGACGTTTCTATGGGAGTGAGAGTATTAATAGCTGCCGTAATAGTGCAGCAAATTCTCGAAAATCTGATTGCACCTCGCATTTTAGGAAGTTTTACGGGTTTGAACCCCGTTTGGATTTTAATTTCTGTCTTAACTGGAGCGAGAGTTGGCGGACTTTTAGGAGTAATTGTTGCTGTCCCCTGCGCTGTTGTCATTAAAAGCATCATCAGTGCCATTCGTCCCTCAGCGCTTAATCTTGATACACAAGACTCTTCTTTAATAGAAAATAATAATTCCTTGAATATTCCTCAAATCAACTTGTAA
- a CDS encoding NupC/NupG family nucleoside CNT transporter — translation MERAISFLGICVFIGISYALSVNRHGVRWRTVAWGLGLEFILAVVILKTSWGLNVFKSLGNIVGNFLAFSDVGAKFVFGENFKDHLFAFQILPTIIFFSSFISVLYYYGILQRVVNVLAWLMMKTMKTSGSESLSCAGNIFLGPTEAALMVKPYVASMTQSELHAVMTGGFATIAGGVLGAYLSFGIPPEHLIAAFFMTSPVALIVSKIMYPETEVSETTGKINIDIKNNYVNVIDAATSGAIDGVKLAVNVGVIIIAFLSLLAAVNASLSWLGTFVGCPQLSLEWMLSFIMFPVAWLMGIPWADCGQVGALLGKKTILNEFIAYLDLGQLIKKQEISQRSAIIATYALCNFANIGSIGITIGGMTGIAPNRQQDLARMGVRTMIGGLLAGFITAGIAGILI, via the coding sequence ATGGAACGCGCTATTTCATTTCTAGGTATCTGCGTTTTTATCGGTATATCCTACGCCCTTTCTGTTAACCGTCATGGTGTGCGTTGGCGAACAGTCGCCTGGGGATTAGGGTTAGAATTTATACTGGCTGTAGTCATTCTCAAAACTTCTTGGGGTTTGAATGTATTTAAATCATTAGGAAATATAGTTGGTAATTTTTTAGCATTTTCTGATGTCGGTGCAAAATTTGTCTTTGGTGAAAACTTCAAAGATCATCTTTTTGCATTTCAAATTCTGCCCACAATTATCTTTTTCTCATCATTTATTAGTGTTCTGTACTACTATGGCATTTTGCAAAGAGTTGTCAATGTCCTAGCATGGTTAATGATGAAAACCATGAAAACATCGGGTTCGGAATCTTTATCCTGTGCTGGAAATATCTTCTTAGGACCAACAGAAGCAGCACTCATGGTCAAACCCTATGTAGCAAGTATGACGCAATCTGAATTACACGCTGTCATGACTGGTGGTTTTGCTACCATTGCTGGAGGTGTACTAGGTGCTTATTTGTCCTTTGGGATTCCCCCAGAACATTTAATTGCTGCTTTTTTTATGACTTCTCCCGTTGCCTTGATAGTATCAAAAATAATGTATCCAGAAACAGAAGTATCGGAAACTACTGGAAAAATCAATATAGATATCAAGAATAATTATGTTAATGTTATTGATGCTGCGACTTCTGGGGCAATTGATGGCGTAAAATTAGCAGTTAACGTTGGGGTAATCATCATTGCTTTTTTGAGTTTATTGGCCGCTGTTAATGCTAGTTTAAGTTGGTTAGGAACTTTTGTAGGTTGTCCGCAATTATCACTAGAATGGATGTTATCTTTTATTATGTTTCCTGTAGCCTGGTTGATGGGTATACCTTGGGCTGACTGTGGACAAGTTGGGGCATTATTGGGTAAAAAGACGATTCTTAATGAATTTATCGCCTATTTGGATTTAGGACAATTGATTAAGAAACAAGAAATTTCTCAACGTTCAGCAATTATTGCGACTTATGCTTTATGTAATTTTGCTAATATTGGCTCAATTGGAATTACTATTGGTGGAATGACAGGAATAGCACCTAACCGCCAACAAGACTTAGCCCGGATGGGTGTAAGGACAATGATTGGCGGATTATTGGCGGGTTTTATTACTGCGGGAATTGCGGGAATTTTGATTTAG
- a CDS encoding protein kinase — MTQITQSAIYCINPHCQRPYPQPWGNKFCNSCGAPLHLLDRYFAIKPLGAGGFAQIYAIWDEKTQTEKVLKVLVETAPKALELFIQEAEVLSSFRSLGVPKVDADGYFEVNLINPKPDQLPCLVMEKINGYTLEEVLINSPQGCAEDLVVGWFIQAMLILQELHKRQIIHRDIKPSNLMLRTSTPVNPAKSDQLVLIDFGGAKQFSGSGLRFLGRASLSHSTSTRLYSSGYSPQEQVRGGNIGPTADFYALGRTMIQLLTAKYPSELEDGLTGKLRWRNYRQIKPELADLLDEMVEDDVQLRPANAAIIHKRLLSISAPSPREGLLSKTGKSAIKSVTELTQAVTNTTLFIIQGIFKFLSACLATIWVMTLTSICAGIGTIMGFFLAYHTSLGDRWLELLAYQLPTLVEKQPYIAAESIVYGFAGLGTGWGLTLSGCFEQKRRFLITASMGLIGYSLGWIACQFITSQNPAESLVTWILISLPLLTLGLGLRSHQIAYAVVAGLGSANLIAIFVRLGLKLHLFHFSSQPHGFDVFSPIGFFSLVSILISFSLSISHYLIVPCLRWLGWR, encoded by the coding sequence TTGACCCAGATAACTCAGAGTGCAATTTACTGCATAAATCCTCATTGTCAACGTCCCTATCCTCAACCCTGGGGAAACAAATTCTGTAACAGTTGTGGCGCACCGCTGCATCTGTTAGATCGCTATTTCGCTATTAAACCGCTAGGTGCGGGAGGATTTGCCCAAATTTACGCGATTTGGGATGAAAAGACACAGACGGAAAAAGTGCTAAAGGTGCTGGTAGAGACTGCACCCAAGGCTCTGGAATTGTTCATTCAAGAAGCGGAAGTTTTAAGTAGTTTCCGTAGCCTTGGCGTGCCTAAAGTTGATGCTGATGGTTATTTTGAAGTTAACTTGATTAATCCTAAACCTGATCAATTACCCTGTTTGGTGATGGAAAAAATCAATGGCTACACATTAGAAGAAGTATTAATTAATTCTCCTCAAGGTTGTGCAGAAGATTTAGTGGTAGGTTGGTTTATTCAAGCCATGTTGATTTTGCAGGAATTACATAAACGCCAAATTATTCACCGGGACATTAAACCTTCTAATTTAATGTTGCGGACTTCCACACCCGTAAACCCTGCCAAAAGTGATCAATTGGTACTAATTGATTTTGGCGGTGCTAAACAATTTAGTGGTTCAGGTTTGCGATTCCTAGGTCGCGCTTCGCTATCGCATTCCACCTCTACACGCTTGTATTCTTCCGGCTATAGTCCTCAAGAACAAGTTCGCGGCGGAAATATTGGACCAACCGCAGATTTTTATGCCTTAGGACGGACAATGATTCAATTACTTACGGCCAAGTATCCGTCGGAATTGGAAGATGGTTTGACTGGGAAATTGCGCTGGCGTAATTACCGACAAATTAAACCAGAATTAGCAGATTTACTGGATGAAATGGTAGAAGATGATGTGCAATTACGTCCAGCCAATGCAGCCATTATTCATAAACGGTTACTAAGTATTTCAGCCCCATCTCCACGGGAAGGTTTATTGAGTAAAACAGGTAAATCTGCAATAAAATCAGTAACAGAACTTACTCAAGCTGTAACTAATACTACTTTATTTATAATTCAGGGAATATTCAAATTTTTATCAGCTTGTTTGGCGACTATTTGGGTCATGACTCTGACTAGTATCTGTGCGGGAATCGGGACAATAATGGGCTTTTTCCTGGCTTACCATACTAGTTTAGGCGATCGCTGGTTAGAATTACTAGCATATCAATTACCAACATTAGTCGAAAAGCAACCTTATATAGCAGCCGAAAGTATAGTTTATGGTTTTGCAGGTTTAGGAACAGGTTGGGGACTCACCTTATCAGGCTGTTTTGAACAAAAGCGCCGTTTTCTGATCACAGCTTCAATGGGCTTAATTGGTTATAGTTTAGGGTGGATAGCTTGTCAATTCATCACTAGTCAGAATCCTGCGGAAAGCTTGGTAACATGGATTTTAATATCACTTCCCCTCTTAACCCTCGGTTTAGGTCTTCGCAGTCATCAAATAGCTTACGCTGTTGTTGCTGGTTTAGGTAGCGCTAACTTGATAGCTATTTTCGTGCGTTTAGGATTGAAACTACATTTATTCCATTTTTCCAGTCAACCTCACGGGTTTGATGTATTTTCACCCATAGGTTTTTTTAGCTTGGTGAGTATTTTAATTAGTTTCTCCCTGAGTATAAGCCATTACCTAATTGTCCCTTGCTTACGGTGGCTTGGTTGGAGATAA
- a CDS encoding carboxylate-amine ligase, producing MVSLNIHNFQEIGKFRGLQLTLRDRWKTSELFDNSEADILIIPSLSIDQGEMLKVEGCEHYEERLLFSLMRLRNPRTRLIYVTSMPLHPSIIDYYLQLLPGIPFSHARHRLLLLSTYDASLKPLSQKILERPRLLERIHKALRLDKAFMVCYNSTFWESELSLKLGVPLYAAAPDLQIWGTKSGSRQIFQESGVPLPDGSELVKNSEDLANVAADLWERQPTLQRMVIKLNEGFSGEGNALLDLRPIMDVAPGKADHIQRVAVISDRFPNLRFQSVQETWANFSQRIPELGAIVEAFIEGEIKHSPSVQGRITPTGEVEILSTHDQILGGPDGQIYIGCRFPADENYRCELQELGLKVGEKLAEKGALERFAVDFVTVDKGNGQWDIQAIEINLRKGGTTHPFMTLKLLTNGRYDFSTGLFYSQQGRPKYYIATDNLQKASYQGLLPNDLMDIIAHHRLHFDSGTETGTVFHLMGCLSQFGKLGLTSIGDSPQEAEDIYNKVIEVLDQETSGDHNNHAIFSDYNFPMTGDGYSC from the coding sequence ATGGTGTCACTAAATATTCATAATTTTCAGGAAATTGGCAAATTTCGGGGTTTACAATTAACGTTACGCGATCGCTGGAAAACTAGCGAGTTATTCGATAATAGCGAAGCGGATATTTTAATTATTCCTTCTTTGAGTATAGATCAAGGAGAAATGCTCAAAGTTGAAGGATGTGAACATTACGAAGAAAGATTACTTTTTTCATTAATGCGGTTACGAAATCCCCGCACCAGATTAATTTATGTAACATCAATGCCACTTCATCCCAGCATTATTGACTATTATCTCCAATTACTTCCTGGTATTCCTTTTTCTCATGCCCGTCATCGTTTATTATTACTTTCTACTTATGATGCTTCTTTAAAACCTCTTAGTCAAAAAATATTAGAACGTCCTCGTTTATTGGAAAGAATTCATAAAGCTTTGCGATTAGATAAAGCTTTTATGGTGTGTTATAATTCTACATTTTGGGAATCAGAATTATCTCTAAAATTGGGTGTACCTTTATATGCGGCTGCACCAGATTTGCAAATTTGGGGAACAAAAAGTGGGAGTAGACAAATTTTCCAAGAAAGTGGTGTACCGCTGCCAGACGGTAGTGAATTGGTTAAAAATTCGGAAGATTTAGCTAATGTTGCGGCTGATTTGTGGGAACGTCAACCGACATTACAAAGAATGGTAATCAAGTTAAATGAAGGTTTTTCTGGAGAAGGAAATGCACTATTAGATTTAAGACCAATAATGGATGTTGCACCGGGAAAAGCTGATCATATTCAAAGGGTAGCAGTTATTAGTGATCGCTTCCCCAATTTACGTTTTCAATCTGTACAAGAAACCTGGGCAAATTTTTCTCAACGCATTCCTGAATTAGGGGCAATTGTGGAAGCTTTTATCGAAGGAGAAATCAAACATTCTCCTAGTGTGCAAGGCAGAATTACCCCAACTGGAGAAGTGGAAATTCTTTCTACCCATGATCAAATTTTAGGGGGCCCTGACGGACAAATTTATATAGGTTGTCGCTTTCCTGCGGATGAGAATTATCGCTGTGAATTACAGGAGTTAGGTTTAAAAGTTGGGGAAAAATTAGCTGAAAAGGGGGCTTTAGAAAGATTTGCAGTTGACTTTGTAACTGTTGACAAAGGTAATGGTCAATGGGATATTCAAGCCATTGAAATTAACCTCCGCAAAGGGGGAACAACTCACCCATTCATGACTTTAAAATTACTAACCAACGGACGTTATGATTTTTCCACTGGTTTATTTTATAGTCAGCAAGGCAGACCTAAATATTATATTGCCACAGACAACTTACAAAAAGCTAGTTATCAGGGATTATTACCCAATGATTTAATGGATATTATTGCCCACCACAGATTACATTTTGATAGTGGTACAGAAACAGGTACAGTATTTCATCTCATGGGTTGTCTTTCCCAGTTTGGTAAATTAGGATTAACAAGTATTGGTGATTCTCCCCAAGAAGCGGAAGATATTTATAATAAAGTCATTGAAGTTCTTGATCAAGAAACTAGCGGTGATCATAATAATCATGCTATATTCTCTGATTATAATTTTCCTATGACTGGAGATGGATATAGTTGTTAA
- a CDS encoding site-2 protease family protein — MFTSSETPIIAAVVLIASGILGWGFYRARPFGKLGILAWLQSVVLMTPWLLFFGLFAAGIYINIVGILFLVVASAFLYIFLGRKLREAGQDDILKQRATERLAAEGDKDSSVVVSEVQLEPTPIPEADLSQIRGIFGIDTFFATETIPYEEGVVFKGNLRGEPEAVHNRLTKSLQERLDDKYRLFLVENTDGKPVIIILPSRTDPRTTQLGQKAFAVILLIATIATSLEVGGLLQNFDLFSNPERFAEALPIALGLFVILISHEIGHWLLARRHQVQLSWPFFLPAVQIGSFGTITRFESLVPSRNALFDIALAGPAFGGIMSLLLLVIGLLLSHPGSLFQLPNQFFQGSILVGSLARVVLGSALQSPVVNIHPLVIIGWLGLVITALNLMPAGQLDGGRIVQAIYGRKTAGRTTFATIVLLAVVSLGNPLAMYWAIVILFLQRDLERPSLNEISEPDDARAALCLLALFLMITTLLPLTPALAGRLGIGS; from the coding sequence ATGTTTACTTCATCAGAAACCCCTATAATTGCAGCCGTTGTGCTGATAGCGTCCGGCATTTTAGGCTGGGGCTTTTATCGCGCCCGGCCTTTTGGTAAACTAGGCATTTTAGCCTGGTTACAGTCTGTCGTCTTAATGACTCCCTGGCTTTTGTTCTTTGGATTATTCGCCGCTGGGATTTATATCAACATCGTTGGTATCTTATTCTTAGTGGTAGCCTCCGCTTTTTTGTATATTTTTCTGGGCAGAAAATTACGGGAAGCGGGTCAAGATGATATTCTCAAACAACGGGCAACAGAGCGACTCGCAGCCGAAGGTGATAAAGACAGTTCAGTTGTAGTCTCAGAAGTGCAATTAGAACCAACCCCCATACCAGAAGCAGATTTAAGCCAGATTCGAGGCATTTTTGGGATTGACACATTTTTTGCTACAGAAACTATTCCCTACGAAGAAGGAGTGGTTTTTAAAGGTAACTTGCGCGGAGAACCAGAAGCCGTTCATAACCGACTGACAAAAAGTTTACAAGAACGGTTAGATGATAAATATCGGCTGTTTTTGGTAGAAAATACTGATGGTAAACCTGTCATAATTATTCTACCTAGCCGGACTGACCCCCGGACAACCCAGTTAGGACAAAAAGCTTTTGCGGTAATTTTGTTAATAGCAACCATCGCTACAAGCTTAGAAGTAGGGGGGTTATTACAGAATTTTGATTTATTCAGTAACCCTGAACGGTTTGCAGAAGCTTTACCTATTGCCTTGGGTTTATTTGTAATTTTGATATCTCACGAAATCGGACATTGGTTATTAGCGCGTCGTCACCAAGTCCAGTTAAGTTGGCCGTTCTTTTTACCAGCGGTGCAAATTGGCTCTTTTGGAACAATTACTCGGTTTGAGTCCCTTGTCCCTAGCCGGAACGCCTTATTTGATATTGCTTTAGCCGGGCCTGCTTTTGGTGGTATTATGTCTTTATTGCTACTAGTAATAGGGTTGCTACTTTCCCACCCAGGTAGTTTATTTCAATTACCTAACCAATTTTTCCAAGGTTCAATTTTAGTCGGTAGCTTGGCACGAGTTGTCCTCGGTTCGGCTTTACAATCTCCTGTAGTGAATATTCATCCTTTGGTGATTATTGGTTGGTTAGGATTAGTTATCACTGCGTTGAATTTAATGCCCGCTGGACAACTAGACGGGGGGCGGATTGTGCAAGCAATTTATGGACGCAAAACCGCAGGTAGAACTACTTTTGCGACGATAGTTTTACTGGCTGTGGTATCTTTGGGTAATCCTCTGGCTATGTATTGGGCAATTGTAATTTTGTTTTTACAACGCGATTTAGAACGCCCCAGTTTAAATGAAATCAGTGAACCAGATGATGCTAGAGCGGCTTTATGTCTGTTAGCTTTGTTTTTAATGATTACTACTCTTTTACCTCTTACTCCCGCTTTAGCTGGACGTTTGGGAATCGGTAGTTAG